The Streptomyces sp. ALI-76-A nucleotide sequence GCCGGGGAACCGGCGGGTGGTGCTGGCGAAGCCGATGTCGTACATGAACCTGTCGGGCGGGCCGGTGAACGCGCTCAGGGAGTTCTACAAGGTGCCGTTGGCGAACGTGGTGGCCGTCCATGACGAGCTGGACATCGACTACGGGACGCTGCGGCTCAAGCTGGGCGGCGGGGACAACGGGCACAACGGGCTGAAGTCGATGACGAAGGCGATGGGGGCGGACTACCACCGGGTGCGGTTCGGGATCGGGCGGCCGCCGGGGCGTATGCAGGTCGCGGACTTCGTGCTGAAGGACTTCTCGTCGGCGGAGCGCAAGGAGCTGGACTACCTCGTGGACCGGGCGGCGGACGCGGTCGAGGCGCTCGTCATCGAGGGTCTGGAGCGGGCGCAAAGCACGTACAACTCCTGACTTGTCCGTCTGCCGGCGGTGGCGGAGTTGACCGGGCGCGGGGCCATGGCCAATGATCCCGGCCATGCCTGCCACCGCCTCCTCCCGCCGGACCTCGGTCGTCGCGCTGCGGCTGGGGCGGATCGTGGCGATGGGTACGGTCGCGGTGCTGATCCTGATCGCGGGCGTGTGGGCGTCCTGGGGCACGGCTCACCACGTGATGCTCACCAAGGGGCGGGAGCG carries:
- the pth gene encoding aminoacyl-tRNA hydrolase, which encodes MTTDAGAPWLIVGLGNPGPEYAKNRHNVGFMVADLLAERIGGRFKRAGKAQAQVVEGRIGPPGPGNRRVVLAKPMSYMNLSGGPVNALREFYKVPLANVVAVHDELDIDYGTLRLKLGGGDNGHNGLKSMTKAMGADYHRVRFGIGRPPGRMQVADFVLKDFSSAERKELDYLVDRAADAVEALVIEGLERAQSTYNS